Proteins from a genomic interval of Antedon mediterranea chromosome 5, ecAntMedi1.1, whole genome shotgun sequence:
- the LOC140050498 gene encoding protein mab-21-like 2 has protein sequence MSTIMLAGQDRLMYQLNRFTTDKVNGRKSNITKTIREVCKIVTEILKEVEVQEPRFISSLVETEGRFEGLEVVAPTEFEVVLFLNQMGVFNFVDDGSVPGCAVLKLSDGRKRSMSLWVEFITASGYLSARKIRSRFQTLVAQAVDKCKYRDIVKMIADTSEVKLRVRERYIVQITPAFKCSGIWPRSAAHWPLPQIPWPSPSLVAEVKTEGFNLLSKEIPVLSGKQTSAEGDAWGLSFTDAENKLLQGGCRKKCLSILKTLRDKHLDIPGSPVKNYHMKTLLLYECEKHPREISWTESSMFDRINGILLQLISCLQNRRCPHYFLHGLDLFAGRSHAALDQVAKQTWRIAREILTNPRCLEKL, from the coding sequence ATGTCTACCATCATGTTAGCCGGTCAGGACCGACTGATGTATCAGTTAAACAGGTTTACAACTGATAAAGTTAACGGACGAAAATCAAACATCACTAAAACTATTCGAGAAGTATGTAAAATTGTGACTGAGATTTTAAAAGAAGTGGAGGTGCAGGAACCCAGGTTTATCAGCTCCCTGGTTGAAACAGAAGGTAGATTTGAAGGCCTGGAAGTAGTAGCACCCACCGAATTTGAAGTTGTcttgtttttaaatcaaatggGAGTATTTAATTTTGTGGACGATGGGTCAGTACCTGGATGTGCTGTCCTAAAATTAAGTGACGGACGAAAGCGATCTATGTCTCTGTGGGTAGAATTTATCACAGCATCTGGGTACTTGTCGGCTAGAAAAATTCGATCAAGATTCCAAACACTAGTAGCTCAAGCAGTTGATAAGTGCAAATATAGAGACATTGTTAAAATGATAGCCGATACTTCAGAAGTAAAACTTCGTGTCCGAGAGCGATATATTGTACAAATAACACCAGCTTTCAAATGCAGTGGAATCTGGCCCCGAAGCGCTGCCCATTGGCCCTTACCACAGATCCCATGGCCTTCTCCTAGCCTAGTTGCTGAAGTGAAAACCGAAGGGTTTAACCTACTATCTAAAGAAATACCAGTATTATCTGGGAAACAAACCTCAGCTGAAGGGGATGCATGGGGGTTATCGTTCACTGATGCCGAAAACAAATTGCTACAGGGAGGCTGTAGGAAAAAGTGTCTTAGTATTTTGAAAACATTACGAGATAAACATTTGGACATACCAGGATCACCAGTTAAAAACTACCACATGAAAACTTTGCTTTTGTATGAATGTGAGAAGCATCCACGAGAAATTAGCTGGACAGAATCGTCAATGTTCGACAGGATAAATGGTATTCTTTTACAGCTGATATCGTGCCTACAAAACCGTAGATGTCCTCATTACTTCCTCCACGGTTTGGACCTTTTTGCCGGCAGGTCTCATGCAGCTCTGGACCAAGTAGCAAAACAAACGTGGAGAATCGCTAGAGAAATACTCACAAATCCAAGATGCCTTGAAAAACTATGA
- the LOC140050503 gene encoding uncharacterized protein, with the protein MVLLKLRFVIGLLIIGLISNEVLGRSIGRRTRKVSVVGDDGSNVGDVGSNVGNDVSNVGDDVSNVGDDDEDNVGDDDEGNVGDVGSNVGNDVSNVGDDDEDNVGDDDEGNVGDVGSNVGNDVSNVGDDVSNVGDDDEDNVGDDDEGNVGDVGSNVGNDVSNVGDDVSNVGDDDEDNVGDDDEGNDGDNNLDGGDEEGNDGDNGNLDGGDGEGNDGDNGSVDGDSWITTTINDGERFPPADIGYTEYKTTT; encoded by the coding sequence atggTCTTGTTAAAATTACGGTTTGTGATAGGACTACTTATCATCGGTTTAATTTCAAATGAGGTTCTAGGAAGGTCAATCGGCAGACGTACGCGTAAAGTAAGCGTCGTCGGCGATGATGGAAGCAACGTCGGCGATGTTGGAAGCAACGTCGGCAATGATGTAAGCAACGTAGGCGATGATGTAAGCAACGTAGGCGATGATGATGAAGACAACGTAGGCGATGATGATGAAGGCAACGTCGGCGATGTTGGAAGCAACGTCGGCAATGATGTAAGCAACGTAGGCGATGATGATGAAGACAACGTAGGCGATGATGATGAAGGCAACGTCGGCGATGTTGGAAGCAACGTCGGCAATGATGTAAGCAACGTAGGCGATGATGTAAGCAACGTAGGCGATGATGATGAAGACAACGTAGGCGATGATGATGAAGGCAACGTCGGCGATGTTGGAAGCAACGTCGGCAATGATGTAAGCAACGTAGGCGATGATGTAAGCAACGTAGGCGATGATGATGAAGACAACGTAGGCGATGATGATGAAGGCAACGACGGCGATAATAACCTCGATGGCGGTGATGAAGAAGGCAACGACGGCGATAATGGAAACCTCGATGGCGGTGATGGAGAAGGCAACGACGGCGATAATGGAAGCGTCGATGGAGACAGCTGGATAACAACAACCATCAACGATGGAGAAAGATTCCCACCCGCGGACATCGGGTACACCGAATATAAAACAACCACATAG